The segment GAGATTGGCGAAAAGATCGTTTCAAGCGACCCTAACGAGCAATTTTATGATCTGTCACTAACCCGCAACGTAGTGCAGATGTTGTTGGCACTCATTATTCTTGTTTGGATATTGATCAGCATTGCAAAAGCATATGGCAAAGGACTTGGGGTAACGTCGGCTCCAAAAGGCAAGCAGAACTTTTTTGAACCCATCATCACCTTTGTACGTGATGAGGTAGCGGTGCCAAACCTCGGGGCAAAATCACCCAAGTATCTTCCTTTCCTCCTAACCGTATTCTTCTTTATTCTTATCAATAATATCTTCGGATTGGTTCCGGGTTCAGCGAACGTAACCGGTAATATCGCCTTCACTGTGGTGTTGGGTATTATTGCCTTTATTGTTATCCTGTTCAGCTCAAACAGACATTACTGGGGCCACATCTTCAATCCTCCGGGAGTGCCATTAGGAGTGAAGTTCATCCTGGTACCTGTGGAATTGTTGAGTGCTGTATTAATTAAGCCAGGTGCATTGATCATACGTCTTTTCGCCAACATGGTGGCGGGTCACATTATCATCATCTGTTTGATCTCGTTGATCTTTGTGTTCACAGAAAAGTTAGGACAGGGCTTTGGTATCGGATCAACAGTGATCTCAATCCCATTCACCATCTTCATTTATTTCATCGAAATATTGGTTGCTTTCCTGCAGGCCTTCATCTTCACCATGCTGACTGCTGTATTCATCAGTCAGGCAATGGAAGGTGATCATGGTCACGGCGAAGAAGCAGCTCATCATTAATCAGTTTTTATTTTTCACAATCATAAATTCAAAACAATGGATTTAATTCTTTTAGATGCGGTAGCAAATGCAGG is part of the Lacibacter sediminis genome and harbors:
- the atpB gene encoding F0F1 ATP synthase subunit A, producing MAVKSFKSLLVAVFSVFFVVLSAPVLAQHEPAEHEPAGQEAEHAPKKEGFDAKEVIFGHIMDGHDFHFFDWNGHAVGFPLPVIIYSQQKGVSVFMSSKFEHGHAEYNGYKLVKEEIGEKIVSSDPNEQFYDLSLTRNVVQMLLALIILVWILISIAKAYGKGLGVTSAPKGKQNFFEPIITFVRDEVAVPNLGAKSPKYLPFLLTVFFFILINNIFGLVPGSANVTGNIAFTVVLGIIAFIVILFSSNRHYWGHIFNPPGVPLGVKFILVPVELLSAVLIKPGALIIRLFANMVAGHIIIICLISLIFVFTEKLGQGFGIGSTVISIPFTIFIYFIEILVAFLQAFIFTMLTAVFISQAMEGDHGHGEEAAHH